A genomic region of Drosophila kikkawai strain 14028-0561.14 chromosome X, DkikHiC1v2, whole genome shotgun sequence contains the following coding sequences:
- the LOC108085921 gene encoding uncharacterized protein, whose translation MVNELMYGALLLTAIAAAPDIEIKLRLNYKAVQSVSYRFPDLKATMIKALLLTALAMVPTLMKLPRSLTQWRLFKYLPLAPWILICCFKFPQHVGMYMFTIGNTKYMDSTPLVLGLMIYFILFGMAIEMAIHWMVYARMCIAGFVLVTIKY comes from the coding sequence ATGGTAAACGAGCTGATGTATGGAGCCCTACTCCTGACAGCCATTGCCGCTGCTCCCGACATTGAGATAAAGCTACGCCTGAACTACAAAGCCGTGCAGAGCGTCTCCTATCGCTTCCCGGACCTAAAGGCCACTATGATCAAGGCCCTGCTGCTGACCGCCTTGGCCATGGTGCCAACGTTGATGAAGCTGCCCAGATCCCTTACTCAGTGGCGTCTCTTCAAGTACCTGCCCCTGGCCCCCTGGATACTTATCTGCTGTTTCAAGTTCCCCCAGCATGTCGGCATGTATATGTTTACGATCGGCAATACCAAATACATGGACTCCACTCCCTTGGTCTTGGGCCTGATGATATACTTCATACTCTTCGGAATGGCCATAGAGATGGCGATTCACTGGATGGTCTATGCCCGCATGTGCATCGCTGGGTTTGTCCTGGTAACGATCAAGTATTAA